A single genomic interval of Plodia interpunctella isolate USDA-ARS_2022_Savannah chromosome 14, ilPloInte3.2, whole genome shotgun sequence harbors:
- the LOC128675357 gene encoding zinc finger protein ZFP2-like isoform X6, translating into MFEQQIKAEPMSFYSSHPHIHSGPPTIVRSDSNHGIINMNQHHTHQEDSKDSLIVQHQVQHQQELMEQHQQEMQQQDDELSFKGMDDEGVEMDMDGRQCSQGMGVDMGSVQTKMEVSNGGGQATRSKPQACKVCGKVLSSASSYYVHMKLHSGNKPFQCTVCDAAFCRKPYLEVHMRTHTGERPFQCDLCLKRFTQKSSLNTHKRVHTDEHMRALMVKDRPYKCELCQMRFTQSSSLNRHKKIHTEEHRRALLEKVRPYQCHICFMRFTQKSSLGRHGKIHTEEHIQSLINKVRPYQCEICDKRFTQKSSLGTHKRIHTGERPFQCTVCLKSFTQKCALNLHEKIHTVQGRPYTCGQCPAAFARRPYLDIHMRTHTGERPYQCDACLKRFTQKSSLNIHKRTHTVQGRPFQCLSCPAAFTCKQYLEIHTRTHTGERPYQCDICLKRFTQKSSLNIHKRTHSVVAREPTPALANLGPSTVQGRPFQCLQCPAAFTCKQYLEIHNRTHTGERPYQCDVCLKRFAQKSTLNIHKRTHTGERPYACDICQKRFAVKSYVTAHRWSHVADKPLNCDRCSMTFTSKSQFALHIRTHSAGSCYECSVCGRTFVRDSYLIRHHNRVHRENHSNVSANSLGTINSVATNTNNSNSNFDSPGVCDLSFVPMVNRYMTSQGTQVSMQDSKMSAMSPQSIASISSPPPPHTPTPQPQMSGQMHLTD; encoded by the exons ATGTTCGAGCAGCAGATCAAGGCAGAACCTATGAG CTTCTACTCCTCCCATCCCCATATACACTCCGGCCCCCCAACTATAGTCCGATCTGACTCCAACCATGGCATCATCAACATGAACCAGCACCACACACACCAGGAGGATTCCAAGGACAGTCTGATAGTACAACATCAAGTACAACACCAACAAGAACTCATGGAACAacatcaacaggaaatgcAGCAACAGGATGACGAG TTGAGCTTTAAAGGAATGGATGATGAAGGGGTTGAAATGGACATGGATGGCAGGCAGTGTTCTCAG GGTATGGGTGTCGACATGGGATCAGTTCAAACCAAAATGGAAGTCTCAAATGGAGGCGGCCAGGCAACTCGTTCAAAACCACAGGCTTGTAAA GTGTGTGGCAAAGTGCTGTCTTCTGCTTCTTCATATTACGTCCATATGAAGTTACACTCTGGGAACAAGCCCTTCCAGTGTACT GTGTGCGACGCGGCGTTCTGCCGCAAGCCGTACCTGGAGGTGCACATGCGCACGCACACGGGCGAGCGCCCCTTCCAGTGCGACCTGTGCCTCAAGCGCTTCACGCAGAAGTCCAGCCTCAACACGCACAAGCGGGTGCACACAG ATGAGCACATGCGGGCGTTGATGGTGAAGGACCGGCCCTACAAGTGCGAACTCTGCCAGATGCGCTTCACGCAGAGCTCCAGCCTCAACCGACACAAGAAAATACACACGG AGGAGCACAGACGAGCCCTGTTAGAGAAAGTGCGGCCGTACCAGTGCCACATCTGTTTTATGCGCTTCACTCAGAAGTCCAGCCTGGGCCGACATGGGAAAATACACACTG AGGAGCACATCCAATCGCTGATCAACAAAGTGCGCCCCTATCAGTGCGAGATCTGTGACAAGCGGTTCACTCAGAAGTCAAGCCTTGGCACTCATAAACGTATACACACTG GGGAGCGGCCGTTCCAGTGCACCGTCTGCCTCAAGTCCTTCACGCAGAAGTGCGCGCTCAATTTGCACGAAAAAATACATACGG TGCAAGGGCGTCCTTACACGTGCGGGCAATGCCCGGCGGCGTTCGCCCGCCGCCCCTACCTGGACATTCACATGCGCACGCACACAGGCGAGCGGCCGTATCAGTGCGACGCGTGTCTGAAGCGCTTCACGCAGAAGTCCAGCCTCAATATACATAAACGGACGCACACAG TCCAGGGGAGACCGTTCCAGTGCCTGTCGTGTCCCGCCGCCTTCACCTGCAAGCAATACCTGGAGATTCACACGCGCACCCACACCGGCGAGCGGCCGTATCAGTGCGACATCTGCCTGAAGCGCTTCACACAGAAATCCAGCCTCAACATTCACAAGCGGACGCACTCAG TGGTTGCGCGGGAGCCGACGCCCGCCCTGGCTAACCTTGGTCCGTCCACAGTGCAGGGCCGGCCCTTCCAGTGCCTGCAGTGCCCCGCCGCCTTCACCTGCAAGCAATACCTCGAAATCCATAACCGCACGCACACGGGCGAGCGGCCCTACCAGTGTGACGTCTGCCTCAAGAGATTCGCGCAAAAATCTACTCTCAATATTCACAAAAGAACGCACACAG GTGAACGTCCATACGCTTGTGATATTTGTCAAAAACGATTTGCTGTGAAGAGCTACGTAACAGCGCACAG ATGGTCGCACGTGGCCGACAAGCCGCTGAACTGCGACCGATGCTCGATGACGTTCACGAGCAAGTCTCAGTTCGCGCTCCACATCCGCACGCACTCCGCCGGCTCCTGCTACGAGTGCAGCGTCTGCGGCCGGACTTTCGTGCGGGACAGCTATCTGATACG aCACCACAACCGGGTCCACCGCGAGAACCACAGCAACGTGTCCGCCAACAGCCTCGGCACCATCAACAGCGTGGCAACCAACACCAACAACTCAAACAGCAACTTCGACTCGCCCGGCGTTTGTGACTTAAG CTTCGTGCCCATGGTGAACCGCTACATGACGTCACAAGGCACGCAGGTGTCCATGCAGGACAGCAAAATGTCCGCCATGTCCCCGCAGTCCATCGCGTCTATAT CTTCGCCCCCTCCCCCGCATACGCCTACCCCCCAACCGCAGATGTCGGGTCAAATGCATCTCACAGACTGA
- the LOC128675357 gene encoding zinc finger protein ZFP2-like isoform X5, which translates to MFEQQIKAEPMSFYSSHPHIHSGPPTIVRSDSNHGIINMNQHHTHQEDSKDSLIVQHQVQHQQELMEQHQQEMQQQDDELSFKGMDDEGVEMDMDGRQCSQGMGVDMGSVQTKMEVSNGGGQATRSKPQACKVCGKVLSSASSYYVHMKLHSGNKPFQCTVCDAAFCRKPYLEVHMRTHTGERPFQCDLCLKRFTQKSSLNTHKRVHTEEHRRALLEKVRPYQCHICFMRFTQKSSLGRHGKIHTEEHIQSLINKVRPYQCEICDKRFTQKSSLGTHKRIHTGERPFQCTVCLKSFTQKCALNLHEKIHTVQGRPYTCGQCPAAFARRPYLDIHMRTHTGERPYQCDACLKRFTQKSSLNIHKRTHTVQGRPFQCLSCPAAFTCKQYLEIHTRTHTGERPYQCDICLKRFTQKSSLNIHKRTHSVVAREPTPALANLGPSTVQGRPFQCLQCPAAFTCKQYLEIHNRTHTGERPYQCDVCLKRFAQKSTLNIHKRTHTVQGRPYQCMECPAAFTCKPYLEIHMRTHTGERPFECDVCYKRFTQKSTLNIHKRIHTGERPYACDICQKRFAVKSYVTAHRWSHVADKPLNCDRCSMTFTSKSQFALHIRTHSAGSCYECSVCGRTFVRDSYLIRHHNRVHRENHSNVSANSLGTINSVATNTNNSNSNFDSPGVCDLSFVPMVNRYMTSQGTQVSMQDSKMSAMSPQSIASISSPPPPHTPTPQPQMSGQMHLTD; encoded by the exons ATGTTCGAGCAGCAGATCAAGGCAGAACCTATGAG CTTCTACTCCTCCCATCCCCATATACACTCCGGCCCCCCAACTATAGTCCGATCTGACTCCAACCATGGCATCATCAACATGAACCAGCACCACACACACCAGGAGGATTCCAAGGACAGTCTGATAGTACAACATCAAGTACAACACCAACAAGAACTCATGGAACAacatcaacaggaaatgcAGCAACAGGATGACGAG TTGAGCTTTAAAGGAATGGATGATGAAGGGGTTGAAATGGACATGGATGGCAGGCAGTGTTCTCAG GGTATGGGTGTCGACATGGGATCAGTTCAAACCAAAATGGAAGTCTCAAATGGAGGCGGCCAGGCAACTCGTTCAAAACCACAGGCTTGTAAA GTGTGTGGCAAAGTGCTGTCTTCTGCTTCTTCATATTACGTCCATATGAAGTTACACTCTGGGAACAAGCCCTTCCAGTGTACT GTGTGCGACGCGGCGTTCTGCCGCAAGCCGTACCTGGAGGTGCACATGCGCACGCACACGGGCGAGCGCCCCTTCCAGTGCGACCTGTGCCTCAAGCGCTTCACGCAGAAGTCCAGCCTCAACACGCACAAGCGGGTGCACACAG AGGAGCACAGACGAGCCCTGTTAGAGAAAGTGCGGCCGTACCAGTGCCACATCTGTTTTATGCGCTTCACTCAGAAGTCCAGCCTGGGCCGACATGGGAAAATACACACTG AGGAGCACATCCAATCGCTGATCAACAAAGTGCGCCCCTATCAGTGCGAGATCTGTGACAAGCGGTTCACTCAGAAGTCAAGCCTTGGCACTCATAAACGTATACACACTG GGGAGCGGCCGTTCCAGTGCACCGTCTGCCTCAAGTCCTTCACGCAGAAGTGCGCGCTCAATTTGCACGAAAAAATACATACGG TGCAAGGGCGTCCTTACACGTGCGGGCAATGCCCGGCGGCGTTCGCCCGCCGCCCCTACCTGGACATTCACATGCGCACGCACACAGGCGAGCGGCCGTATCAGTGCGACGCGTGTCTGAAGCGCTTCACGCAGAAGTCCAGCCTCAATATACATAAACGGACGCACACAG TCCAGGGGAGACCGTTCCAGTGCCTGTCGTGTCCCGCCGCCTTCACCTGCAAGCAATACCTGGAGATTCACACGCGCACCCACACCGGCGAGCGGCCGTATCAGTGCGACATCTGCCTGAAGCGCTTCACACAGAAATCCAGCCTCAACATTCACAAGCGGACGCACTCAG TGGTTGCGCGGGAGCCGACGCCCGCCCTGGCTAACCTTGGTCCGTCCACAGTGCAGGGCCGGCCCTTCCAGTGCCTGCAGTGCCCCGCCGCCTTCACCTGCAAGCAATACCTCGAAATCCATAACCGCACGCACACGGGCGAGCGGCCCTACCAGTGTGACGTCTGCCTCAAGAGATTCGCGCAAAAATCTACTCTCAATATTCACAAAAGAACGCACACAG TGCAAGGGCGGCCGTACCAATGCATGGAGTGCCCGGCAGCGTTCACATGCAAGCCCTACTTGGAGATCCACATGCGCACGCACACAGGCGAACGCCCGTTCGAGTGTGATGTCTGCTACAAACGCTTCACGCAGAAATCTACGCTCAACATACACAAGCGAATCCATACCG GTGAACGTCCATACGCTTGTGATATTTGTCAAAAACGATTTGCTGTGAAGAGCTACGTAACAGCGCACAG ATGGTCGCACGTGGCCGACAAGCCGCTGAACTGCGACCGATGCTCGATGACGTTCACGAGCAAGTCTCAGTTCGCGCTCCACATCCGCACGCACTCCGCCGGCTCCTGCTACGAGTGCAGCGTCTGCGGCCGGACTTTCGTGCGGGACAGCTATCTGATACG aCACCACAACCGGGTCCACCGCGAGAACCACAGCAACGTGTCCGCCAACAGCCTCGGCACCATCAACAGCGTGGCAACCAACACCAACAACTCAAACAGCAACTTCGACTCGCCCGGCGTTTGTGACTTAAG CTTCGTGCCCATGGTGAACCGCTACATGACGTCACAAGGCACGCAGGTGTCCATGCAGGACAGCAAAATGTCCGCCATGTCCCCGCAGTCCATCGCGTCTATAT CTTCGCCCCCTCCCCCGCATACGCCTACCCCCCAACCGCAGATGTCGGGTCAAATGCATCTCACAGACTGA
- the LOC128675357 gene encoding zinc finger protein ZFP2-like isoform X1 — MFEQQIKAEPMSFYSSHPHIHSGPPTIVRSDSNHGIINMNQHHTHQEDSKDSLIVQHQVQHQQELMEQHQQEMQQQDDELSFKGMDDEGVEMDMDGRQCSQGMGVDMGSVQTKMEVSNGGGQATRSKPQACKVCGKVLSSASSYYVHMKLHSGNKPFQCTVCDAAFCRKPYLEVHMRTHTGERPFQCDLCLKRFTQKSSLNTHKRVHTDEHMRALMVKDRPYKCELCQMRFTQSSSLNRHKKIHTEEHRRALLEKVRPYQCHICFMRFTQKSSLGRHGKIHTEEHIQSLINKVRPYQCEICDKRFTQKSSLGTHKRIHTGERPFQCTVCLKSFTQKCALNLHEKIHTVQGRPYTCGQCPAAFARRPYLDIHMRTHTGERPYQCDACLKRFTQKSSLNIHKRTHTVQGRPFQCLSCPAAFTCKQYLEIHTRTHTGERPYQCDICLKRFTQKSSLNIHKRTHSVVAREPTPALANLGPSTVQGRPFQCLQCPAAFTCKQYLEIHNRTHTGERPYQCDVCLKRFAQKSTLNIHKRTHTVQGRPYQCMECPAAFTCKPYLEIHMRTHTGERPFECDVCYKRFTQKSTLNIHKRIHTGERPYACDICQKRFAVKSYVTAHRWSHVADKPLNCDRCSMTFTSKSQFALHIRTHSAGSCYECSVCGRTFVRDSYLIRHHNRVHRENHSNVSANSLGTINSVATNTNNSNSNFDSPGVCDLSFVPMVNRYMTSQGTQVSMQDSKMSAMSPQSIASISSPPPPHTPTPQPQMSGQMHLTD; from the exons ATGTTCGAGCAGCAGATCAAGGCAGAACCTATGAG CTTCTACTCCTCCCATCCCCATATACACTCCGGCCCCCCAACTATAGTCCGATCTGACTCCAACCATGGCATCATCAACATGAACCAGCACCACACACACCAGGAGGATTCCAAGGACAGTCTGATAGTACAACATCAAGTACAACACCAACAAGAACTCATGGAACAacatcaacaggaaatgcAGCAACAGGATGACGAG TTGAGCTTTAAAGGAATGGATGATGAAGGGGTTGAAATGGACATGGATGGCAGGCAGTGTTCTCAG GGTATGGGTGTCGACATGGGATCAGTTCAAACCAAAATGGAAGTCTCAAATGGAGGCGGCCAGGCAACTCGTTCAAAACCACAGGCTTGTAAA GTGTGTGGCAAAGTGCTGTCTTCTGCTTCTTCATATTACGTCCATATGAAGTTACACTCTGGGAACAAGCCCTTCCAGTGTACT GTGTGCGACGCGGCGTTCTGCCGCAAGCCGTACCTGGAGGTGCACATGCGCACGCACACGGGCGAGCGCCCCTTCCAGTGCGACCTGTGCCTCAAGCGCTTCACGCAGAAGTCCAGCCTCAACACGCACAAGCGGGTGCACACAG ATGAGCACATGCGGGCGTTGATGGTGAAGGACCGGCCCTACAAGTGCGAACTCTGCCAGATGCGCTTCACGCAGAGCTCCAGCCTCAACCGACACAAGAAAATACACACGG AGGAGCACAGACGAGCCCTGTTAGAGAAAGTGCGGCCGTACCAGTGCCACATCTGTTTTATGCGCTTCACTCAGAAGTCCAGCCTGGGCCGACATGGGAAAATACACACTG AGGAGCACATCCAATCGCTGATCAACAAAGTGCGCCCCTATCAGTGCGAGATCTGTGACAAGCGGTTCACTCAGAAGTCAAGCCTTGGCACTCATAAACGTATACACACTG GGGAGCGGCCGTTCCAGTGCACCGTCTGCCTCAAGTCCTTCACGCAGAAGTGCGCGCTCAATTTGCACGAAAAAATACATACGG TGCAAGGGCGTCCTTACACGTGCGGGCAATGCCCGGCGGCGTTCGCCCGCCGCCCCTACCTGGACATTCACATGCGCACGCACACAGGCGAGCGGCCGTATCAGTGCGACGCGTGTCTGAAGCGCTTCACGCAGAAGTCCAGCCTCAATATACATAAACGGACGCACACAG TCCAGGGGAGACCGTTCCAGTGCCTGTCGTGTCCCGCCGCCTTCACCTGCAAGCAATACCTGGAGATTCACACGCGCACCCACACCGGCGAGCGGCCGTATCAGTGCGACATCTGCCTGAAGCGCTTCACACAGAAATCCAGCCTCAACATTCACAAGCGGACGCACTCAG TGGTTGCGCGGGAGCCGACGCCCGCCCTGGCTAACCTTGGTCCGTCCACAGTGCAGGGCCGGCCCTTCCAGTGCCTGCAGTGCCCCGCCGCCTTCACCTGCAAGCAATACCTCGAAATCCATAACCGCACGCACACGGGCGAGCGGCCCTACCAGTGTGACGTCTGCCTCAAGAGATTCGCGCAAAAATCTACTCTCAATATTCACAAAAGAACGCACACAG TGCAAGGGCGGCCGTACCAATGCATGGAGTGCCCGGCAGCGTTCACATGCAAGCCCTACTTGGAGATCCACATGCGCACGCACACAGGCGAACGCCCGTTCGAGTGTGATGTCTGCTACAAACGCTTCACGCAGAAATCTACGCTCAACATACACAAGCGAATCCATACCG GTGAACGTCCATACGCTTGTGATATTTGTCAAAAACGATTTGCTGTGAAGAGCTACGTAACAGCGCACAG ATGGTCGCACGTGGCCGACAAGCCGCTGAACTGCGACCGATGCTCGATGACGTTCACGAGCAAGTCTCAGTTCGCGCTCCACATCCGCACGCACTCCGCCGGCTCCTGCTACGAGTGCAGCGTCTGCGGCCGGACTTTCGTGCGGGACAGCTATCTGATACG aCACCACAACCGGGTCCACCGCGAGAACCACAGCAACGTGTCCGCCAACAGCCTCGGCACCATCAACAGCGTGGCAACCAACACCAACAACTCAAACAGCAACTTCGACTCGCCCGGCGTTTGTGACTTAAG CTTCGTGCCCATGGTGAACCGCTACATGACGTCACAAGGCACGCAGGTGTCCATGCAGGACAGCAAAATGTCCGCCATGTCCCCGCAGTCCATCGCGTCTATAT CTTCGCCCCCTCCCCCGCATACGCCTACCCCCCAACCGCAGATGTCGGGTCAAATGCATCTCACAGACTGA
- the LOC128675357 gene encoding zinc finger protein ZFP2-like isoform X15: MFEQQIKAEPMSFYSSHPHIHSGPPTIVRSDSNHGIINMNQHHTHQEDSKDSLIVQHQVQHQQELMEQHQQEMQQQDDELSFKGMDDEGVEMDMDGRQCSQGMGVDMGSVQTKMEVSNGGGQATRSKPQACKVCGKVLSSASSYYVHMKLHSGNKPFQCTVCDAAFCRKPYLEVHMRTHTGERPFQCDLCLKRFTQKSSLNTHKRVHTDEHMRALMVKDRPYKCELCQMRFTQSSSLNRHKKIHTEEHRRALLEKVRPYQCHICFMRFTQKSSLGRHGKIHTEEHIQSLINKVRPYQCEICDKRFTQKSSLGTHKRIHTGERPFQCTVCLKSFTQKCALNLHEKIHTVQGRPFQCLQCPAAFTCKQYLEIHNRTHTGERPYQCDVCLKRFAQKSTLNIHKRTHTVQGRPYQCMECPAAFTCKPYLEIHMRTHTGERPFECDVCYKRFTQKSTLNIHKRIHTGERPYACDICQKRFAVKSYVTAHRWSHVADKPLNCDRCSMTFTSKSQFALHIRTHSAGSCYECSVCGRTFVRDSYLIRHHNRVHRENHSNVSANSLGTINSVATNTNNSNSNFDSPGVCDLSFVPMVNRYMTSQGTQVSMQDSKMSAMSPQSIASISSPPPPHTPTPQPQMSGQMHLTD, translated from the exons ATGTTCGAGCAGCAGATCAAGGCAGAACCTATGAG CTTCTACTCCTCCCATCCCCATATACACTCCGGCCCCCCAACTATAGTCCGATCTGACTCCAACCATGGCATCATCAACATGAACCAGCACCACACACACCAGGAGGATTCCAAGGACAGTCTGATAGTACAACATCAAGTACAACACCAACAAGAACTCATGGAACAacatcaacaggaaatgcAGCAACAGGATGACGAG TTGAGCTTTAAAGGAATGGATGATGAAGGGGTTGAAATGGACATGGATGGCAGGCAGTGTTCTCAG GGTATGGGTGTCGACATGGGATCAGTTCAAACCAAAATGGAAGTCTCAAATGGAGGCGGCCAGGCAACTCGTTCAAAACCACAGGCTTGTAAA GTGTGTGGCAAAGTGCTGTCTTCTGCTTCTTCATATTACGTCCATATGAAGTTACACTCTGGGAACAAGCCCTTCCAGTGTACT GTGTGCGACGCGGCGTTCTGCCGCAAGCCGTACCTGGAGGTGCACATGCGCACGCACACGGGCGAGCGCCCCTTCCAGTGCGACCTGTGCCTCAAGCGCTTCACGCAGAAGTCCAGCCTCAACACGCACAAGCGGGTGCACACAG ATGAGCACATGCGGGCGTTGATGGTGAAGGACCGGCCCTACAAGTGCGAACTCTGCCAGATGCGCTTCACGCAGAGCTCCAGCCTCAACCGACACAAGAAAATACACACGG AGGAGCACAGACGAGCCCTGTTAGAGAAAGTGCGGCCGTACCAGTGCCACATCTGTTTTATGCGCTTCACTCAGAAGTCCAGCCTGGGCCGACATGGGAAAATACACACTG AGGAGCACATCCAATCGCTGATCAACAAAGTGCGCCCCTATCAGTGCGAGATCTGTGACAAGCGGTTCACTCAGAAGTCAAGCCTTGGCACTCATAAACGTATACACACTG GGGAGCGGCCGTTCCAGTGCACCGTCTGCCTCAAGTCCTTCACGCAGAAGTGCGCGCTCAATTTGCACGAAAAAATACATACGG TGCAGGGCCGGCCCTTCCAGTGCCTGCAGTGCCCCGCCGCCTTCACCTGCAAGCAATACCTCGAAATCCATAACCGCACGCACACGGGCGAGCGGCCCTACCAGTGTGACGTCTGCCTCAAGAGATTCGCGCAAAAATCTACTCTCAATATTCACAAAAGAACGCACACAG TGCAAGGGCGGCCGTACCAATGCATGGAGTGCCCGGCAGCGTTCACATGCAAGCCCTACTTGGAGATCCACATGCGCACGCACACAGGCGAACGCCCGTTCGAGTGTGATGTCTGCTACAAACGCTTCACGCAGAAATCTACGCTCAACATACACAAGCGAATCCATACCG GTGAACGTCCATACGCTTGTGATATTTGTCAAAAACGATTTGCTGTGAAGAGCTACGTAACAGCGCACAG ATGGTCGCACGTGGCCGACAAGCCGCTGAACTGCGACCGATGCTCGATGACGTTCACGAGCAAGTCTCAGTTCGCGCTCCACATCCGCACGCACTCCGCCGGCTCCTGCTACGAGTGCAGCGTCTGCGGCCGGACTTTCGTGCGGGACAGCTATCTGATACG aCACCACAACCGGGTCCACCGCGAGAACCACAGCAACGTGTCCGCCAACAGCCTCGGCACCATCAACAGCGTGGCAACCAACACCAACAACTCAAACAGCAACTTCGACTCGCCCGGCGTTTGTGACTTAAG CTTCGTGCCCATGGTGAACCGCTACATGACGTCACAAGGCACGCAGGTGTCCATGCAGGACAGCAAAATGTCCGCCATGTCCCCGCAGTCCATCGCGTCTATAT CTTCGCCCCCTCCCCCGCATACGCCTACCCCCCAACCGCAGATGTCGGGTCAAATGCATCTCACAGACTGA
- the LOC128675357 gene encoding zinc finger protein ZFP2-like isoform X26: protein MFEQQIKAEPMSFYSSHPHIHSGPPTIVRSDSNHGIINMNQHHTHQEDSKDSLIVQHQVQHQQELMEQHQQEMQQQDDELSFKGMDDEGVEMDMDGRQCSQGMGVDMGSVQTKMEVSNGGGQATRSKPQACKVCGKVLSSASSYYVHMKLHSGNKPFQCTVCDAAFCRKPYLEVHMRTHTGERPFQCDLCLKRFTQKSSLNTHKRVHTVQGRPFQCLSCPAAFTCKQYLEIHTRTHTGERPYQCDICLKRFTQKSSLNIHKRTHSVVAREPTPALANLGPSTVQGRPFQCLQCPAAFTCKQYLEIHNRTHTGERPYQCDVCLKRFAQKSTLNIHKRTHTVQGRPYQCMECPAAFTCKPYLEIHMRTHTGERPFECDVCYKRFTQKSTLNIHKRIHTGERPYACDICQKRFAVKSYVTAHRWSHVADKPLNCDRCSMTFTSKSQFALHIRTHSAGSCYECSVCGRTFVRDSYLIRHHNRVHRENHSNVSANSLGTINSVATNTNNSNSNFDSPGVCDLSFVPMVNRYMTSQGTQVSMQDSKMSAMSPQSIASISSPPPPHTPTPQPQMSGQMHLTD from the exons ATGTTCGAGCAGCAGATCAAGGCAGAACCTATGAG CTTCTACTCCTCCCATCCCCATATACACTCCGGCCCCCCAACTATAGTCCGATCTGACTCCAACCATGGCATCATCAACATGAACCAGCACCACACACACCAGGAGGATTCCAAGGACAGTCTGATAGTACAACATCAAGTACAACACCAACAAGAACTCATGGAACAacatcaacaggaaatgcAGCAACAGGATGACGAG TTGAGCTTTAAAGGAATGGATGATGAAGGGGTTGAAATGGACATGGATGGCAGGCAGTGTTCTCAG GGTATGGGTGTCGACATGGGATCAGTTCAAACCAAAATGGAAGTCTCAAATGGAGGCGGCCAGGCAACTCGTTCAAAACCACAGGCTTGTAAA GTGTGTGGCAAAGTGCTGTCTTCTGCTTCTTCATATTACGTCCATATGAAGTTACACTCTGGGAACAAGCCCTTCCAGTGTACT GTGTGCGACGCGGCGTTCTGCCGCAAGCCGTACCTGGAGGTGCACATGCGCACGCACACGGGCGAGCGCCCCTTCCAGTGCGACCTGTGCCTCAAGCGCTTCACGCAGAAGTCCAGCCTCAACACGCACAAGCGGGTGCACACAG TCCAGGGGAGACCGTTCCAGTGCCTGTCGTGTCCCGCCGCCTTCACCTGCAAGCAATACCTGGAGATTCACACGCGCACCCACACCGGCGAGCGGCCGTATCAGTGCGACATCTGCCTGAAGCGCTTCACACAGAAATCCAGCCTCAACATTCACAAGCGGACGCACTCAG TGGTTGCGCGGGAGCCGACGCCCGCCCTGGCTAACCTTGGTCCGTCCACAGTGCAGGGCCGGCCCTTCCAGTGCCTGCAGTGCCCCGCCGCCTTCACCTGCAAGCAATACCTCGAAATCCATAACCGCACGCACACGGGCGAGCGGCCCTACCAGTGTGACGTCTGCCTCAAGAGATTCGCGCAAAAATCTACTCTCAATATTCACAAAAGAACGCACACAG TGCAAGGGCGGCCGTACCAATGCATGGAGTGCCCGGCAGCGTTCACATGCAAGCCCTACTTGGAGATCCACATGCGCACGCACACAGGCGAACGCCCGTTCGAGTGTGATGTCTGCTACAAACGCTTCACGCAGAAATCTACGCTCAACATACACAAGCGAATCCATACCG GTGAACGTCCATACGCTTGTGATATTTGTCAAAAACGATTTGCTGTGAAGAGCTACGTAACAGCGCACAG ATGGTCGCACGTGGCCGACAAGCCGCTGAACTGCGACCGATGCTCGATGACGTTCACGAGCAAGTCTCAGTTCGCGCTCCACATCCGCACGCACTCCGCCGGCTCCTGCTACGAGTGCAGCGTCTGCGGCCGGACTTTCGTGCGGGACAGCTATCTGATACG aCACCACAACCGGGTCCACCGCGAGAACCACAGCAACGTGTCCGCCAACAGCCTCGGCACCATCAACAGCGTGGCAACCAACACCAACAACTCAAACAGCAACTTCGACTCGCCCGGCGTTTGTGACTTAAG CTTCGTGCCCATGGTGAACCGCTACATGACGTCACAAGGCACGCAGGTGTCCATGCAGGACAGCAAAATGTCCGCCATGTCCCCGCAGTCCATCGCGTCTATAT CTTCGCCCCCTCCCCCGCATACGCCTACCCCCCAACCGCAGATGTCGGGTCAAATGCATCTCACAGACTGA